The Hippoglossus stenolepis isolate QCI-W04-F060 chromosome 12, HSTE1.2, whole genome shotgun sequence genome segment CACTAATTCACTGCATCTTTAAAGAGCAAAATAACACTAAATAAACCTTCTTGAGATTTTCACGTTGATAAGCtaatttatgctgcctttacataAGCATTGAGATTCGTCCATTgctgctaacatgctaacatacATCCATGCGGTTTACATTAGCACAGCTAAGCAATTCGAGCGTTGCACAACAAacatgaaggaggagaaggttgtttctgttgtttcttaCAATCTTACAAAGTCTCTCTTCAAAAAGTTCTGCCATTGTTCaaatttcttccttgtgtcttATTGTCaaactattggctacactgccccccctgATTTCTCttggtactgctccatttcatCCATATCCGTCAGCTTCTAGAGGAAATGAACAAATATGGATGAAATGAACGATTATGGACAGAAGGCTTCATCCATTTCTgtatctaacgttgagcattAATGAGCCTTTATCCGATGTCAAAAACTCTACAGACAAGGAACCAGCTCGTAgacctttaaataaaaagcGATTCTGTGCCAGTCTTAATGTTTCTTGAGCTCTAATAGtatgacataataataataacatgtatcTGCTACTTGCtcaaaaaaggaggaaaatgcATTACAGTCTCTTTTGGCAATAACCTTCAATTTGTGTCTGAACCTGCAGACTTCTCAACCTCAGAATCAAATCAGCAGCCTTGAGAGTCTGTTTTCAATTTTTTGAAATAAACAATCCAACATTCATGCGGGATGAACATAAAGTCATATTTAGAAACCGGTGAAAAGGCTTTGAACGGTTGGAACTTAGTGTTTGACATCttgaaatctaataaaataaaggttttgcaaatttgaaaaaaaagtttgaaggCTTGAATAATGTTTTGACAAGCTGAAAAAAAGTAATGTCTCTgcaaaacatttagttttctttccTCACAGATGCAGCAGTGTTTCCGACGCGTTTCAAATGTattcctgttctctctgtgtatgtttgttctTTACATACTTTAGATATTTGGATCTAAGTAGCTCATAAAAGCTTTAGTAGCTACAGTTTATATTTCAGTGACTCCGATGCACACAAAATTACAATTTAAGTAAATCTAAGTATCGATTCAGGATTTTGCGGCCTCGCATCACGTCACTTTCTGGCTCTGGTTCAATAATTTCAAATCAAGCGAGTGAGCAAGTGAATGAAGCAAATTTCACACTCTATCgcgctgtttgtgtgtttcatatttGTTGTAAATTCACCAATAGGGGGGACTGGAAAAGGAAGGAAGTGGGTTCAAGCTTAAATAAGGTGTTATGTCGCTCTTTAATGCATGAATTGTTATTCAGATTTCTCAGCCTCGGTATCAGTTCTGGTTGAAACCTAaatcaaaaaagaaatgtaaaatctaATAATTTCCTCTGAtggttttgtctgtgtcttAGTTTCAGGTGTGTTTGAACTCTACGTTTCTAGATATCTGACTGGACGTGAGCTGATGAGGTGGCTGCAGGTGATTGGCTGCTGGAGTTGGTCTACCCGTGCCCTGCCcccctgttgctgttgttgttgatgttgtttgttttggtgcGGGCGTTGCGTGAACCATTCCGTCCAATGGGAAGGAAGGGGCTGGTCTCTGAGGTGACGACGATGCTCGGGATTCGACTGAGCGTGCCTCTCATCACGTGTCCGTCTGCGTAATCTCCGCTCTGTGACACAGGAAAATGCAATTGTTATATCAACAACGATTAGATGGGTTGGattttactgcagccagccaccagggggcaatccagaTGTTCTGGCTTCAGTTCTGGGAGCTCTCATGTCAAAATTTGGGTCTTAATTTGATAATGTTTGTAATAATTCAGATTGCTGGCAAATACTCACATTTGGGACGCTGCTGCGTTCACTGACTCCCGTCTTCGAGAAATCTGTGTCGTAGGtctacaaaatacaaaaaataaaaatagataaactCATAATGATAAACGTCCTCCTCATGAACACCTACTGTcacacagaggaagtgcagtattcctaaatcatattttaatcaaCCAGAGGACAACTAATAAAAACTCATAAAATACCCTGATTTTTAATATGCGTTTAAAATTAAACATCAGAATTCAGTCAATGATTAAGATCTAAAAGAGGATTTTCTGGTCTGAGCTAAAAAACGCATTGAGCAGattaaagagttaaaaaaagagcagcagattaACGTGAAACACCGGTGTACAACACAGATCCGCTTTCACTGCCTCAACTAACCCACAAAATGACCCAGAATCCTTCTCAGGTGACCCCTCACGTCCTCATCCCTGGCTGAGTGCAACGTTAATAATCTGCATGACGGGTAAAATGCCTCCTGACACAGTCTGTGAGGGTCCCGCTGTGGCGATCTGCTGTCTAATCCTTCTCCTTCTGTTTTCACGCTGTCTGAAGGTCGACCAGGACAAACTCAGCAAAAAATCTGATTCAAGATTTAAACCTTTCAATATAAATTTTTGCACACTTCCCCGTCCAGTTCGTAAACCCAGCGCCCGTCAATCCTCTTGACaaactgtctctctgactcGCATTTGTAACATCGACtgcaaagatggacgacgcgtctccactaAAGCTTCCTGTATCCGAGaggctaaaatatcctggatacaggatgagctgtcaatcataaagTCTCAGCCCctactttgatttatttagtttcatccatgtccaatctgcttacatggaggaggtggggtttatgacctttactgcgtacaagatggtttggcttcacttttgggagttgtcatgtcgcccatctttatttacagtctatgtttgtACCATAAAGACTAACGATGCGTTTAGATCTAACATGAAGCAAATTCTTTACCTTCTCGAAGATGCCCGAGTCGTTGCTCTTTATCTTGGACTTGAAGCTGGACGAGGGTTTGAAGTCGGGCAGTTCAGTGGTGTCTCTGCTGATGTCACAGGAGACCTGGCGGCTGGCTGGTCTGGAGCCCATACTGGACAGATCAGCCTCGGTGTCTGTCAAACCCTGCGAGGAAAACACACTttgacgtacacacacacacctgagtatctcctctctctctgttgtacATCAATGAACATGCTTTCACAGCTCGAACAGGTAGGAGCTTACCGATTCGCTGTCGGACACGGAGGAGAGGCGGATCTTGCCGGTGCTGTGCTGTCTGAAATGGCTGCTGATGTCGGACGACTGGCTGGTCACAGTGGAGCGACGCGTCGAcacaaagctgctgctggtAGAGCGGAGGTCGCGAGGATGAACGCAGAGCAAGACACCGAGAAATGGGATATACTTAGCCAGCGCAaccctggagagagagagagagagagagagagagagagagagagagagagagtttgatGTGACGCCacctgttggtttgtgagctgctgttctgaagcctctgtttgacattttgttcagcgccatcttggtttttttaaaccagaagtaaccatatttggaggagcggggggtggagcctgactgggAGCTCGAGGACagtgcacgcccacctacacctgccacctgTACCCATTGGAGGGTACCAGCTGTctatcacactgtggtatccaaCCCCCAATACACCCCTCCCCAGGTGCTCAACCACATCGGCAGAGAGCATCGTGTGCCTGGTGAACAAGGCATTATAAGACAATTCTATACATCTAGAGCCTGGAACACACACTTACTCTGCCATGTgaactattttatttatgtctttattatAACTTTTAGTATTTTCAAAGACTGAACGGGTTGTTGAGATGCATTAGTGTTGATCTTCACAAAAGCATAAATTCCAAGGAGCTATATGTACGTTGCTAAGTAGCCATCGTGTATGAAATGCTGTTTActtattaatcaataatgagtTCATCATCAAACTTCATTCCTCTACTTGTCAAGTCGTCTCCAGCGGCTAAAAGCATGATGTCGTTGTATAAAACCGTTATTTAAGCTGTCTTCTTTTGATCCTGCAGCTTTCAAATCTCTTAACAATCAAGGTCAGGTGTCCCGCATTAAAccatctcctgtgtgtgtgtgtgtgtcttctttgcAGCCCAGTTAACATTCAGGTTAACTGAGCAGCGATTAGTTGGGCTGATGTTTCAGAGCACTTACAGCAGTGGTGCTCTCTCTGATTGGATCGATCCTGGATCAGTGGCGGCGGCGGCTCACTGAGCTGCGATCATGTTTATGTTTAAGGCACCAGTCAAATACGGAGTGAGTCCAACGAATGCTTTAACATTCAGGGTTCTTAAAGGAAGTGATGTGTGGGTATttagaggaaaagagaaataagtCGAGTATCgaacatttttgtaaatactTAGGAGGGTCCACTCAGGAAAATGTTGATAAGCGTTTAACaaatttttctgtattttctagTTTATTGATCTAAATTTCAAATTCACTTCCACACAAATAACTAGATATTATTGGTATTTAACTGTAAATCACAAAGTTATGTTCAAGAAAGGCAAACacaatttttaaaataataatttatataaaatttaCAGGCccataaaatagattttctctcttaactaaatatttttcttgTATAAATACTTGAATATCATGAGTTAGTATTAAATCACTGCAGCAACTAACACTTTCtccattttccatttaattAGCTACAAACTGCGTTGGTCTGTATTGAAAATATCCTCGTAACAACCCGAGCTAATTTTGAGGAAATTATGTTGGAAGGAAATTAGGTGGTTAAATTATTTGTTGCCGTTCGAAGCCGCCAATCATAGCTCACACAGTGAGATGCAACCTTTACGCAGTGTGTTACCTGTACTTGGGGTGTGTAATGGCGTAGATGATGGGGTTGTGGATGGCGGAGGCCTTGGCGATGACGGCGGGCACAGAGTTCATGTAGGGAGTCAACATGTCGGCGtatctgcagcaggaaacagaacaaactCAGCGAGATGTACTTGTGATGGTTGATGGTCGAAATGTGCATCTGAACTTCAGCATCTTATTCCCGTAGTCCTTAGCCCTTATATACTGTATCACCAATTTGGCTTCTATCTGGGGCTTTTGTCACCAAGTTCCGAAACTCATCGGCAACAAATCGGataactgttttaaaatgtaaaagggaTTTTATGTGACTTGTGTTACATCAGCCTGTGTGTCGTGTTTTACCCGGCGAAGGCGGTGAGGGCAGCGGCGGAGTACGGCGACCATGAGATGACGTAGAGCAGGATGACGATCAGGGCGATCTTCGCCATCTTCCACTCGTTCTGCAAGCGATGGTAACTCTTCACCGAGTCACGACCGCTGGTGTGACTGTGAGTGCTGCCGTTAAACTTCCCCACAGCcctgcacacgcacgcacacacagcacacacacacacacacacacacacacacttacatttacatttaggaTCACCATAaccttaatttttttaattagaacacagagcagaaataacacacaaacacacaaacacacacacacacactgactggtTTGTGTTGCGTATGGCGCGGAAGATGAAGACGTAGCagtagatgatgatgaagagtggCAGGAAGAAGACGAAGATGAAAAGCAGCATGGTGTACGCTCGCACCGACGGCGTAAAGGTCATGTAGTCCCAGGAACAGGAAGTCAGCAGACCCTCCGGGACATAGGCGCCTTACAgacaagacagagacagaagtaACTAGTAACTGTAACTGAATAATTAGGACatgtaacatgtgtgtgtgtgtgtgtgtgtgcgtgtgtgtcctcacTCCAGCCAAAGAATGGCGGCAGGCTCCACCCCAAAGAATAGAGCCATGCAGCCATAAGTACGAGGAGGGCCCGTTTCCGTGACAAAACGCCAATGGAGGTCAGAGGCCTCGTGATGACGAAGTAGCGGTCGATGGCGATCACCGTCAGCGTGATCATGGAGCAGATTCCAAAGAGGGCGCCACAAAAGGCGTACAGCTCGCAGCCTGCAGACGGAGGTATGAAGATAACAGGTTAATGTTTTACTTCCAAACATCTCGTACTTCCTGTCGACACGTTTATAAACTGTACATGATTTAACAtcgtctgattggctgagaagGTGAAACAGAGCGTTCCTGATTAGGGTTTGAACGCTGGGAACTGAGGCTCCAGAAACGCTTTCCAGGTGAAACATCTGCAGgtagtgacacagacacacacaccatcctcaCACCTCATTAACACCGCTGTGTCATCTGGGATCTCCGCTTGTCTGCACCACCTGCgagcctccacctcctcataCTCTGCCTGACATCACGTTTTATAAAACTTCATCTGAGCTTGTGTGGAGCATTAAGACTCCAGTCCTTGAAGACACGTTAATCACAACCAATAGAAAAGATGAAACGAGGTCCCGGCAGTCAAACAGTGGATTAATGAACACATCAATACTCTGCACTTTAAAGGGTTTTGTCAGAGACTAGCACAGTTCATCAAGGTCTGACCGGCTGACGTTCACTCAATGAAACATTTCTGAGAGAATTAAACCTGCCTGGACGGATTAAACaagggagaagagaagagatgagagcCCGACCGATGTGGGTTTTTGGGGCTTATACCGATATTAGGAAATCAaaatttaaaggagacatattctgctcatacgCAGGTTGATAATTTCAATTAGtgttatgactgtaaaatgtttacgtgctctaatgttcagaaaacacatcactgtcctctgactgtccttcgctgcagctcctcgtttcagcctctgtctcaaacacttggttttggccccccctcctgatagcccagtctgctctgattggccagctgaccaactctgctgtgattgatcaacaacaataaaaagaaaacacaagtacaaagaaatatatagaacatggacaaagaaaacaaacattctaAACGTTATTCTGCaaatttttttctgtaaaataaaagtgttctTATCTGCCAACACTAATGCAGATATGTGATATATGTGTAATTCTGATATCTGTTGATAAAGCAGTCGGACTTCATGTTCTTTTATGTGATTTATTTCACATCAGCGTCTCACTTACAATTCAGCTTATAAAAAAACGTtcccctgctcctgctctgctcgtcctgctctttcttctctttccactTTGGGGAATTAAAAACCCGACGAGCCGTCATATTAAAATGACCTCGGA includes the following:
- the LOC118118876 gene encoding melanopsin-A isoform X2, with the translated sequence MDGRYERQSIVSCSEQNCSARGPESVAVPAGRAWIVNGSDVDAQRLVELQLPASTAPTVAMVPKYTYPFPTVDIPAHAHYTIGSVILAIGITGMVGNFLVIYAFSRSRSLRTPANMFIINLAITDLLMCITQTPIFFTTSMHKRWIFGEKGCELYAFCGALFGICSMITLTVIAIDRYFVITRPLTSIGVLSRKRALLVLMAAWLYSLGWSLPPFFGWSAYVPEGLLTSCSWDYMTFTPSVRAYTMLLFIFVFFLPLFIIIYCYVFIFRAIRNTNQAVGKFNGSTHSHTSGRDSVKSYHRLQNEWKMAKIALIVILLYVISWSPYSAAALTAFAGYADMLTPYMNSVPAVIAKASAIHNPIIYAITHPKYRVALAKYIPFLGVLLCVHPRDLRSTSSSFVSTRRSTVTSQSSDISSHFRQHSTGKIRLSSVSDSESGLTDTEADLSSMGSRPASRQVSCDISRDTTELPDFKPSSSFKSKIKSNDSGIFEKTYDTDFSKTGVSERSSVPNSGDYADGHVMRGTLSRIPSIVVTSETSPFLPIGRNGSRNARTKTNNINNNSNRGAGHG
- the LOC118118876 gene encoding melanopsin-A isoform X1 — its product is MDGRYERQSIVSCSEQNCSARGPESVAVPAGRAWIVNGSDVDAQRLVELQLPASTAPTVSHFPVYSPEVAMVPKYTYPFPTVDIPAHAHYTIGSVILAIGITGMVGNFLVIYAFSRSRSLRTPANMFIINLAITDLLMCITQTPIFFTTSMHKRWIFGEKGCELYAFCGALFGICSMITLTVIAIDRYFVITRPLTSIGVLSRKRALLVLMAAWLYSLGWSLPPFFGWSAYVPEGLLTSCSWDYMTFTPSVRAYTMLLFIFVFFLPLFIIIYCYVFIFRAIRNTNQAVGKFNGSTHSHTSGRDSVKSYHRLQNEWKMAKIALIVILLYVISWSPYSAAALTAFAGYADMLTPYMNSVPAVIAKASAIHNPIIYAITHPKYRVALAKYIPFLGVLLCVHPRDLRSTSSSFVSTRRSTVTSQSSDISSHFRQHSTGKIRLSSVSDSESGLTDTEADLSSMGSRPASRQVSCDISRDTTELPDFKPSSSFKSKIKSNDSGIFEKTYDTDFSKTGVSERSSVPNSGDYADGHVMRGTLSRIPSIVVTSETSPFLPIGRNGSRNARTKTNNINNNSNRGAGHG